The DNA window CGGGCGGCGACGAGCGCGAGGGCCACGACCAGCAGGAGCGTGCCGAACGTCCAGAAGACGCCGAGGTTCTCCTCGGCGGCCTTCGTCAACGGTTTGAGGACGAGTCCCGCGAAGGGGGTACCGGTGAACCGGTCCGTGTCGTAGAGCGAGCCGCGCACATGCAGGACACCGTTGTCGCCGATCCACCGGCCGAGATCGGTGAAGCGCCGCTCGGGAGGCAGTCTCAGCACCGCCGCGGCCTGACGCACGGCCAGCAGCCCGGCGACGAGCCACAGCACGCCCAGGGCGAGGCCGGTCCCCGCCCCCGCTCCCGGCGGACTTCCCGGCCCGCCCCTCTGTGCATTCACCACGCCCGGCCGCACCTCCAGTCGCCCAGCTGGGTCACCCTCGTAGTGCTCGTTGAGACCTTACTGAGTCCTGAAGAACAGACCAGGGCACCTCCACGTCACCGCGCATAATTCGGGCGCACTCTCGAACATCCCGTGCGACCATGCCCGCATGACCGGTACGGCCCCCCTCCCCGCCTCCTCCTGGAGCATCGCCCCGCAGTCCGTAGGCTCCGCCGAGTCCGCCGCGTTGCTGCGCGAGTACCTGACGGACGTCGCCGACCGCTGGTACGTCCTCAACCTCGGGCGGCGGTGCACCCCCGAGGAGATCGCGGGGCACCTCGCCGAGGATCCCAGCGACGATCTCGACCCGCCGAGCGGGCTGCTGATGGTCGCGCGGCGGGACGGGGAGCCGGTGGGGTGCGTGGGGCTGCGGTGGTTCGACCGGG is part of the Streptomyces roseifaciens genome and encodes:
- a CDS encoding GNAT family N-acetyltransferase, whose translation is MTGTAPLPASSWSIAPQSVGSAESAALLREYLTDVADRWYVLNLGRRCTPEEIAGHLAEDPSDDLDPPSGLLMVARRDGEPVGCVGLRWFDRVRGAAELKRMYVRPGARGQGLAPALLAEAEAVARQWGAERILLDTRKDLVEAVALYARHGFAHVPRYNTPEENPYAEVWMAKELRA